TTCAACAATAATATATGAACGAGTGATCATTATTTATCATTCGGCCCATGTGTCATGAGTGACCATATGGTATCATCAACCAAGCCCTCTAATATCTCACGAGATATATTATTCATTCATCCAAAAACAATAATAGTTCTTTCCAGTAAAAGCAAAaagttaatttaaataataatagtaGAGCCCCTCTTGCTGCTTCCCGaagaaaaaacaaaattgtAAATTTCCCGAAGAACATGTGCCGTGGCGAAAAATTCAAGTTCCATAATTCAACCTTGACATCCTCAAACAGCAACATAAAAGGCAGAGGGGAAAACAAGTAATCCAATATCACCACATCAAACCAACAGGAAAAAAGAAGGAAAAGACAACCTTTGAACGTCAAAATTAACCAACAGAACCTCAACAAAAGGAAATATGAGCAACTAACAAAACATCAATATGGGCTTTTGCAAAATGAGGTTAAAGCGAAAAAGAAAAACTCACGTGTCGGAGGTTTGAGCAGAAGAACTATGATCAGCCATGTTGCTGAAGACCCAAATATGCTGTACGAGGTGTCGATATTCATACAAGAGAACTATGATAATACTGCGCTACGAATCTCTTGTAGCGGTGGAAGGCAATCAGACAAGCAGAGGCGGGGTCGTGAATACGTGGCGAACGAGAGAGAGTCGGGAGAGAGACATTAAAAAAAGTCGATTTGGACTATCTTAAGTTTTCAAGAGAGATACACAAGTGACACTTGGCTTAGGCATGTATAATTCTCTTCGTTCAACTTTTTTCTTACAATTTTTTGGGTATATTActctatattttaattttattattttactaaTTTAGCACATGAAGACAATTAAGTTTTGTGCAATTTATAATTACACTTGTtcaactttttaaaatattctTCATTTAACCTTCTCTCTTAAAACTGATGATCcacataattttaatttaattatacaaGTTTGTATTTGTATAAAATTGACAAaacaaatatttgaatttttgcAATAccgaaattcaatttttttttaaagtaaacATTGGAATTAATTAttactatatttaattttaaaaactcaAAAAGTGGAGTTAATTGGACGGATTTTTAACCCCCAAAGAGAGATCAAGGATGacattgaaataaattaaaagatCAAGAATGAATTTGACGCTAGTTTCAAATCCTCGAGGATGAAAGTGAGATTTACACAATTTTTCCAGTTGTTTTCAGGTCAACCAccaaattttcataaaaacgcGGTGCACGCATACTTCATTTGTTGAAAGAGGAAACTTTAGTTTTTAAGGATGACTCATAGACTTCTTTATGAACCAAGAATTTTGGTTTGCATAAGCACGTAGTTTGGGATCGATATATTTCTTCGCAAAACCAGAAGGGAAGTtttttttgggtgaaataatCAGACAAGTGTGACGGGAAAACTTACTTATTTTTATgcttattttgaaaattgcagCAGTAGATGACAAAAAATAATGTAAACAAAATTACAAAGGTAACACAGAGAGATTGAAAAAAATAGGAAAGaaaaatttctaataaaaaagAGGTCGATCTATGTTACTCGCGACTATTTCCCCTTATAACCCTGTCCAAAAATTTTGATTCAAGCAGCAACCGTGCATACTCCCTTTCTGCTTCTTGTATCTCTTCCCTAAGACGTGTATCTGCATTCGTATCGCGCACACAAAAGATTTTAGTTTTCACCAGTAATGAAATAAAACacaatatgatataattatgaaAGAAAAATATGGACCGACACATTTTACAAGTTAAGAGCAAAGCAAACGACCTAACATTTGCTCATTCGTTCGATGGTGTCATTAAATAGTCATTAGGAGCAGTCATTTTGAATGTTGGAGTCTACAGATTGGTTTCGCTTTTGCATACAGGGCACATTTCGTGTCAATTATGTCATTTTGGACTTCATACCCCATATCACTACGTTACTTAAACTTCAATATAGGGGGCTCAAGAACAATTGAAACCCACTGATGGAAAAATCCTCCTGAATATTCTGCTAGATGTGTGCCAATCCCcacaaacaagagagaaaaaaaagaagaaaaaaagcgGCAATGTAGGTTAAAACAAAGAACGCACAGTGGTTTGGCTTACCGTGAAATTGAGTTCTCCCTCGGTCTTCTTATATTCTTCACATCTGttattttgaagaaaagatACAAGAATAAGAACTTGAGTGTAAATCATAGATTCATGGTCCCAGTAGATTGTGGTTGATTCACTTTGCCTCTTGGTGTTAAGCTTAGTGAGGTCATTCCTAAGTATTTCATTAAAGCCATGAAAACAACGTTTATACTTACTGAGCATGGCGCTTTTGATTTTCTTGAATTATGCTTACGGCTTCCTGGGGTTCCAAAATGTTTGCAGGAGCAACAGAATGATACAAAAAAGAAGGTCAAAGTCGGCCACAGATTTCCACatggaaaaatatgaaaagtaaCATATGAATAATGTAAAACAGGCTGAATAATTCAAGCTGTCATTAATCCAAGTATCCAACAAACCAGGGCATTTCTCATTAAGCTAATATTTTTGTTCAAGGAAAAAAAGTTAGGAGAGATCAATTTGATGGCACGGTGAAAAGACGGTTCAAAGTTGAAAAGGGGACTTGGCTtgtgtaagtggaatttcatttaaaaaaaaaggggTAAAGCACAGTTTCAAAGGGTTGTGATTTTCATTGACTGGATCCAACCCGAAATGGTCTCTGGTATAGGTCTCTAGATATACAACCAGATTAGACATGATATTAAAGTATCAATTAAGTAAATAAAATGACCGCCATTGGTTACAACTGATATATTTTcacataaaatttgaaaattgatTTCCACCACAATCAGCCTTTCTCCCAAACTAGTGCACCGACGCACGCGTTacgtgcttgtataatattttttataattcatttgatttatatttaaatgaagatcaaaatataattataataaatagtgagggactacactgtaattttgatatataaattaaaaaataaatttaaaaataaaagaataaaaaaatgatctcAATAGGAATTGAACTTATAACCTAAACCCCAAGAAACAATGACTTTATccgctgaactacatataacttgcattaaacttttaacattttattaatatatataattattaaaacagaccatgacaccaaagttagttactctaagtgtcTCATACTTAATAAGATAGTATAGATAACCATCAACTATGAGCCAAGCATGATAGTATACTGCAGTTGTAATACCCTGAATTAAGGGTTTACAATAGACTCATATGACAACTTGGGTTAACCATTTTCGTAAAACGATGACGATGAGAATTAGTTTCTATTGAGACCTATTAAGCAGTCGCACCTCGAGGCGTAACATAATGGTATCAGAAACGGTCATTAGAAGGGACAATGGGAAATAAGATGGGTAAAGTGTTACGTGGGTGGGGCCCACCTATTGAACATGCGGGGCAAAGTGCAGGAGGGGACTCTTGAACTTGTAGAATCTACCACTAGATTCCCGTCACTAGTGGATCGAGAGACAGGCCACGAAGAGAACATTGTGATACCCCTTGTCTCACAATGATAGAAAATGAAAGTTTAAAATGCTTTATAAGGGTTTACAATAGACTCATATAGCAACTTGAGTTGATCATcttcgtaaagcgaggacggATACGAAGTAGTTTCTATGAGGCCGACTGCTGCCCCAGGGCGTGACAACAGTTATGTTTAATACGGGTTTCAAATTATGTTAAATAAACATAGACAGAGCCATCAAACCTACCAAGTTTaatatgtgattgaagagaATGTTGAGTCAAAATCTATAACCAAATTCTAGGCACATTTGTCATAAAATCTCAAAGCAGATACAAGAGTGTGGATCAAATTCATCTTCCCAGTATGAACCAAGAGAATTATGATAAGAAGACTTTCCACATAGTCAACATAAGGTATGCATTTTCATTGCATAttggttatgattttcagagcaTGTGTGTAGGAACACGTGTCATGGATGGTGTATGGAGAACCATATTTCAGAATTATTCTGAAAAGAGTATTTTGTTGAATTTCTGAAATTATAAGGAATGCACAATAAGATCCAGGTTTTTCTATAATGCCCATAAATTACTAAAATCATTCAACACACGCGCATACCTGTACACGTTGACCATGCACAACAGAAGCTGTTCGGGGCCCTTTCACAGCCATCTTTTTTTCCCTTGCAGATTCTACCACGTGATCATTGTCCTTCCTTTTTAGAGCTACTCCTGTCGGTCAAAATGTAAAACATCATCAAGTTAGGTACAAGAATGACAATCTGCAGAGTAATTCTGCCTCTCCCCTCAAGATCGAGCATCAGCATTTATTGAGTTCTAAACTTTTTTTGAGTTTTGATTAAAGATACCACGATTTGGTGCCATTCGATTCAAAGAGGCATTTACTTCATGTCCAGCAGCTACAGAAAATTTTGCACCAGCAGCCACCACGGAATCTTCACCCAACAAAATAGGTTGATATGTGCCACGATCTTGTGTTGAATCAGAAGAAAACTGTGCAATCGCTGGACGGGGTTGTTTCTTAGGTTCGTAACCAACAAGTCCACAATGATAATCCCTGTCAAACTTCAAGAATGTTCATAAGCCCAAATGAATCTCATCTTTCTCCTGTAAGCAACATTAACGACCAAATCTTGAATTCTTCAAGATGCAGATACAACACTGTAAATCACAAGAAGTACAGATAACAGACACAAACAGGAGAACACGTTTCTTTTCTTGAAGAATCAcgttatttgtgaaaaagtagCAGATGTTCATATACTTCTCAACTCGTTCTGTTCTTAAGTGATGAAGAAAAGTGGAAAGCCAATAATACTATCTAATAAAACAATTCCTCCTCCAAGTTTTTCTCAAACAAATCATTTACCAATATTCCTGAGTCATATCTTTCAAGCGGGATTCGAGCTTTTGAAAAACTGGAGTTCGCTCAAATTCTTGTTTATTGTGAGTTGGCTCGATAAAATTCGCTTCCAAAACACCTGCCATACCCTTATAGCAAGTCAGGTGACAAGATACCATGCTCAATAAGGTCAAATATCGCAAGAAGTAACAGGATACAAAACACTTACCCACAACACCTCTGCCTCTGCTACGAGCATAGCTTACAACATGCCAAAATGGCTGCAAAAGCAAACAATATGCCATGCATAAGAAGGATGCATGCAGAAGTAAACAACTAAAACAATACCATTATATCTTCATTGTTTTGCACGTGTCTGGTTGATTTTTCTAGCTAcataaattttttcattttttgaacATGTTCAAAAAATATGAACAAAAGCATCAgcactacacacacacacacacacacacacacaagcacacaaatGTCACGTATGTTAGCTAACATTCGTTCATTTCATCAGAAAGAATCATATCTGGAATTTGTCATTGCTCTGCGTTCACTATAGCCAACTTACTGGATCTTAGTCTGTTACGACGACTGGCGTGCAGAATTATAACACAAAATTAATGAGCAAAATAAAAGTGTCATGTGACAAAATATTACCGATCAAGCATTCAATAGTAAAAAAAACACAGTTTATTCTCCAAAAAGGTTCTTTTCACAAGGCAGACCAGGAGTCCTCTACAATGTATTATATAACTGGCAAATAACAAAATGTAATTAATGGAAACATATTTACCATTATCAATCTATTCTTGTGGTAAACATTGAAGCCATGGATATTCACATTCGGAGCTTCCTTCAGAAACCCAACTGTCGTAACAACCTGACCCTGCAGTCATAAAACGAAGAATTGTTGTCTCAAAGTTTAATGACATCAAAGTCCAACAGCAATCAGAAAGGTTGTGGGCAGTTGTTTCAATGAACTGCACTAATGCATTTGGGTATTAACGtagacatgatattttcagtccGCAATATGCTGGTAACATGTCATGCAAATTCATGAGTACAATGAAAGTTTTCCCAACCTCCACGTTCTGAGGCTTGTACAATATGAACTCAGGAAATTTGAGATCATTAGCAATGCTGTGATAAATAACAACCCGTCGACGCAATAATATGAAGAAGTTCTGTGGAATTCTCAAGTATAAGATTGATAAATATGCCTGTAGGGGTGAGAAAACAAAGAGTTAATTAGGTCATGCCATGCTATCGACACATTACAAAGATCAAAATAACAAAGCATTAATAGGTTATGCCATGTTATCAACATGTTACAAAGAGTAAAATATTTCACAATGTCCAAACATACCCGGAGTGAACAGCGAAGACGATTAGCAAGATGCTGTTCACTTAATGCCATCCGGGAATTCACTCTTGCGGTATCGGTTTCCTTCACAGATACGCAAATGTCCTGATAGCATCGAATACGGTAAAGATCAAGATTAAACTTACAAAATATGACCACCCATAAATAGGGAAAAAAAAACCCAATTGGTTGAAGCACAACATATGATTGTCGTTGATTTCAGAGTAAACATAAACCTCCGGATCAGACTCAAAATTGAGCTCCATTTTTCCTTGATCGTCACGCCATAGATTGTAGATTATTATCCTGGTGCCATGAGGACCAACATCATCACACTGTTCAACAGAGAAAAAATGAAAGATTCCAAATCATGGTCATGAGAGGATAATATAACTTGAGAGTGACAAAAGGAGACTAGCCCCGTGAAAGCTACGCGTACTTGCTTCAGAAGTTCAGCTTCTGTGGAAAATGGAGACCACTGCAACAAAATGGAAAGATTATTCT
This window of the Primulina tabacum isolate GXHZ01 chromosome 4, ASM2559414v2, whole genome shotgun sequence genome carries:
- the LOC142542312 gene encoding protein MICRORCHIDIA 6-like isoform X1; its protein translation is MTSTGVNLSSIHGLGEVDEKAVKLEQNFVKIYLQSQEDSRLGALNTEHGGSHIWDKGQFSIDDSTLCSTSSITPAPISRQFWNAGYYDETHNSKPTCGAGTGYLRIHPKFLHSNATSHKWVFGAIAELVDNAVDETRNGATFVVIDKTSNPRDGTPALLIQDDGGGMGPEAIRRCMSFGFSDKKSKTTIGQYGNGFKTSSMRLGADVVVFSRHKDRNSTQSVGLLSYTFLMQTRHDRIVVPMVDYQFDTQNGMWNSLHNEQRHENNLSILLQWSPFSTEAELLKQCDDVGPHGTRIIIYNLWRDDQGKMELNFESDPEDICVSVKETDTARVNSRMALSEQHLANRLRCSLRAYLSILYLRIPQNFFILLRRRVVIYHSIANDLKFPEFILYKPQNVEGQVVTTVGFLKEAPNVNIHGFNVYHKNRLIMPFWHVVSYARSRGRGVVGVLEANFIEPTHNKQEFERTPVFQKLESRLKDMTQEYWDYHCGLVGYEPKKQPRPAIAQFSSDSTQDRGTYQPILLGEDSVVAAGAKFSVAAGHEVNASLNRMAPNRGVALKRKDNDHVVESAREKKMAVKGPRTASVVHGQRVQEAVSIIQENQKRHAQCEEYKKTEGELNFTVSQTTVRSLF
- the LOC142542312 gene encoding protein MICRORCHIDIA 6-like isoform X2 — its product is MTSTGVNLSSIHGLGEVDEKAVKLEQNFVKIYLQSQEDSRLGALNTEHGGSHIWDKGQFSIDDSTLCSTSSITPAPISRQFWNAGYYDETHNSKPTCGAGTGYLRIHPKFLHSNATSHKWVFGAIAELVDNAVDETRNGATFVVIDKTSNPRDGTPALLIQDDGGGMGPEAIRRCMSFGFSDKKSKTTIGQYGNGFKTSSMRLGADVVVFSRHKDRNSTQSVGLLSYTFLMQTRHDRIVVPMVDYQFDTQNGMWNSLHNEQRHENNLSILLQWSPFSTEAELLKQCDDVGPHGTRIIIYNLWRDDQGKMELNFESDPEDICVSVKETDTARVNSRMALSEQHLANRLRCSLRGQVVTTVGFLKEAPNVNIHGFNVYHKNRLIMPFWHVVSYARSRGRGVVGVLEANFIEPTHNKQEFERTPVFQKLESRLKDMTQEYWDYHCGLVGYEPKKQPRPAIAQFSSDSTQDRGTYQPILLGEDSVVAAGAKFSVAAGHEVNASLNRMAPNRGVALKRKDNDHVVESAREKKMAVKGPRTASVVHGQRVQEAVSIIQENQKRHAQCEEYKKTEGELNFTVSQTTVRSLF